The following proteins are encoded in a genomic region of Reichenbachiella sp.:
- a CDS encoding RidA family protein, protein MDISPSEKAKELGLEFPPAPQPAGVYRPVLVVDKFLYVSGQAPMQMDGTLMQGRVGDHVDMEFGKLAARQTALTMLSTIQTHFGSLDKIKRVVKVLGMVNCTPDFIRQPYVINGFSELLAELWGREYGIGVRSAVGMMLPDGIPVEIEAVFELH, encoded by the coding sequence ATGGATATTTCACCTTCAGAAAAAGCAAAAGAATTAGGATTAGAGTTTCCTCCGGCACCCCAGCCAGCGGGTGTATATCGTCCCGTATTGGTGGTAGATAAGTTTCTCTATGTATCAGGTCAAGCCCCGATGCAAATGGATGGGACCCTTATGCAGGGCCGTGTGGGTGACCATGTGGATATGGAATTTGGAAAACTGGCGGCTCGTCAAACTGCTTTGACCATGCTTTCAACCATTCAGACACATTTTGGCTCTTTGGATAAAATCAAACGCGTGGTAAAAGTATTGGGCATGGTCAATTGTACGCCTGATTTCATTAGACAGCCTTATGTGATCAATGGGTTTAGTGAATTGCTGGCCGAACTATGGGGGCGCGAATATGGCATAGGCGTTCGAAGCGCGGTAGGTATGATGTTGCCCGACGGCATTCCGGTGGAAATAGAAGCAGTGTTTGAATTGCACTAA
- a CDS encoding D-TA family PLP-dependent enzyme, whose product MMSEIEWYKVKQEDGVVTPALLVYPDRIKQNIGKMIELSGDVDKLRPHVKTHKSVDIIKLQLAHGITKFKCATLSEAELLATSGAEDVLLAMQPVGPNVPRLFELIAKFPVCNFSTLVDNEKTAVEISRLAQQKGLTASLWLDINNGMDRTGISPGPETICIYEFMANDPFLNVKGLHVYDGHIHHKDLELRKNACNDDFNSVESLRSAIEKKQLPFPTVVAGGTPTFTIHKDRKDVQLSPGTPLLWDAGYAQAFPDLSFELAAVVATRIVSQPSSDLLCLDLGYKSVASEMELPRVKFLGGHDFEIVGHNEEHMVVRTHEAHAYEIGQLLYAVPIHICPTVVKYDEMLVIEKNELTATWPVGTRSH is encoded by the coding sequence ATGATGTCTGAAATTGAATGGTATAAGGTAAAACAAGAGGATGGGGTGGTGACACCCGCCTTGCTCGTATATCCCGATCGGATCAAACAGAACATTGGAAAAATGATCGAGCTATCTGGGGATGTCGACAAGTTACGGCCGCATGTTAAGACTCATAAATCAGTTGATATCATCAAACTTCAATTGGCGCATGGCATCACCAAGTTCAAATGTGCCACGCTGTCAGAGGCTGAACTGCTAGCGACTTCAGGTGCCGAAGATGTGCTCCTGGCCATGCAGCCTGTTGGACCAAATGTTCCGAGGTTATTTGAGTTGATTGCCAAATTTCCAGTATGTAATTTTTCCACGCTAGTGGATAATGAAAAAACAGCCGTTGAGATTTCAAGATTAGCACAACAAAAGGGGCTGACAGCCTCTCTTTGGCTAGATATAAATAATGGCATGGATCGAACGGGAATATCGCCAGGCCCGGAAACTATATGCATATATGAATTCATGGCCAACGATCCTTTTTTGAATGTCAAAGGCCTTCATGTTTATGATGGTCATATTCATCACAAGGATTTAGAATTGAGAAAAAACGCTTGTAACGACGATTTTAATTCAGTGGAAAGTCTGAGAAGTGCAATAGAAAAAAAGCAGTTACCTTTTCCTACAGTGGTAGCCGGAGGTACGCCTACTTTTACTATTCACAAAGATCGGAAAGATGTTCAACTAAGTCCTGGCACTCCGCTACTTTGGGATGCTGGCTATGCTCAGGCGTTTCCAGACCTGTCTTTCGAGCTGGCGGCTGTAGTCGCTACACGGATTGTGAGCCAACCATCTTCAGATTTGCTTTGCTTGGATCTGGGTTACAAGTCTGTAGCCAGTGAGATGGAGCTGCCAAGGGTAAAGTTTCTTGGCGGTCATGATTTTGAAATAGTCGGACACAATGAAGAACATATGGTGGTTCGTACGCACGAAGCACATGCCTATGAAATAGGTCAACTTCTATATGCTGTGCCTATTCATATTTGTCCTACAGTAGTGAAGTATGATGAAATGCTCGTTATAGAAAAAAATGAACTCACCGCCACTTGGCCAGTTGGAACTCGATCTCACTAA